A portion of the Marinobacter alexandrii genome contains these proteins:
- a CDS encoding ABC transporter permease encodes MLKNYFNVALRNLFKHKFYSFINILGLSIGLTCFLMISLYVVDELSYDKFHSDAERIYRMDFSGNINGSEFITALSSAPAGPTMPQEFPEVEESTRLRGSGNWTIRRKSETNAYNEEDVVFADSNFFTFWDFNLIKGDPNTCLERPNTLVINQSTAKKIFGDDDPVGEIVILDNDEDWEITGVYEDMPSNSHFQFGLMLSMESREEAKQKFWMSFNFNTYLKLAKGSDPDDLEAKFPDLIQKYIGPEIEQFMGASMEEFAAAGNSAGFYLFPLTDIHLESDKLGDLEANGDIKYILIFTAIALFILILACINFMNLSTARSAGRAKEVGVRKAMGAYKGQLRKQFLTEAFLITFIAILIAYGLSFLLLEQFNTLADKVMNFDKLLSPAFILIMAGVLVTVGFLAGSYPAFFLSRFRPVDVLKGKVNLGLKGGGLRSTLVVLQFCVSIIMIIGTAIVYEQLSYIQNKKLGFSKDHVLLVHNPWMMGDKSESYKDEALQYAKVQSATLSGFLPVPSNNNNNLWFPGANPTKDESYVFSEFQVDHDYLKTLDIEIKEGRDFSRDFVSDSSAILLNEAAVERLGWDKAIGEKLSTYEGSQEEPTVATFTVVGVVKNFHFQSLRNSIEPLIFQLGNSRGFLSLKIDSDNIPSTVSFLEEKWIEFAPGQPFEYSFLDQEFNEMYENEQKLGQIFGVFAFLAIFIACLGLYGLAAFTAEQRTKEIGVRKVLGASIMSIITLLSKEFIKLVGIAFIIAAPISYFFMDKWLEDFENRTNIDLTVFLLAGIVALVIAWVTMSFQSWNAARANPAKSLKDE; translated from the coding sequence ATGCTCAAGAATTATTTCAATGTTGCACTTCGCAACCTGTTTAAGCATAAGTTTTATTCTTTCATCAACATTCTAGGACTTTCGATAGGGCTGACATGCTTTTTAATGATTTCTCTATATGTTGTAGATGAACTGAGCTATGACAAATTCCACTCAGATGCTGAACGTATCTACCGCATGGATTTTAGTGGAAATATTAATGGTTCAGAATTTATTACTGCACTTTCAAGCGCTCCTGCTGGTCCTACTATGCCGCAGGAATTTCCTGAAGTAGAAGAGTCGACCAGGCTTAGAGGATCTGGAAATTGGACGATCAGACGTAAAAGTGAAACTAATGCCTATAATGAGGAGGATGTAGTATTTGCTGACAGTAATTTCTTCACTTTTTGGGATTTCAACTTGATAAAAGGTGACCCAAATACTTGTTTAGAAAGACCGAATACACTGGTGATAAATCAGTCAACAGCTAAAAAGATTTTTGGAGATGATGATCCAGTTGGAGAGATAGTAATCTTAGATAATGACGAAGATTGGGAAATAACTGGAGTATATGAAGATATGCCATCAAATTCTCATTTTCAATTTGGCTTAATGCTAAGTATGGAAAGTAGAGAAGAAGCAAAACAAAAATTTTGGATGAGCTTCAATTTCAATACTTATCTAAAGCTAGCAAAAGGCTCAGACCCTGACGATCTCGAAGCTAAATTTCCCGATCTAATTCAGAAATATATTGGTCCTGAAATAGAGCAATTTATGGGAGCATCTATGGAAGAATTTGCAGCAGCAGGCAATAGTGCGGGGTTTTATCTATTTCCACTAACAGATATTCATCTTGAGTCTGACAAGCTAGGAGACCTTGAAGCTAATGGCGACATCAAATATATTTTGATCTTTACAGCGATTGCACTTTTCATTTTGATTCTGGCATGTATAAATTTCATGAATTTATCTACTGCCAGATCAGCTGGTAGAGCAAAAGAAGTAGGTGTTAGAAAGGCTATGGGCGCCTACAAAGGTCAGCTAAGAAAGCAGTTTCTAACGGAAGCATTCTTGATTACATTCATTGCTATACTTATTGCCTATGGACTTTCATTCCTACTATTGGAACAGTTTAACACATTGGCAGACAAAGTGATGAATTTTGATAAACTTTTATCTCCGGCCTTCATTCTTATAATGGCGGGAGTATTGGTGACTGTCGGTTTTCTTGCTGGTAGCTATCCTGCATTCTTTCTTTCTCGCTTCAGACCAGTTGATGTTCTCAAGGGCAAGGTAAACCTCGGTCTTAAAGGAGGCGGATTGAGAAGCACACTGGTAGTTCTTCAATTCTGTGTAAGTATCATCATGATCATCGGCACAGCCATAGTATATGAACAGTTATCATATATTCAGAATAAAAAACTTGGATTCTCCAAGGATCACGTATTACTCGTTCATAACCCTTGGATGATGGGTGACAAATCAGAATCTTACAAAGATGAAGCATTACAATATGCTAAGGTGCAGTCAGCTACTTTATCAGGTTTTCTTCCTGTCCCAAGTAATAACAACAATAACTTGTGGTTTCCAGGAGCGAACCCTACAAAAGATGAAAGCTATGTCTTTAGTGAGTTTCAAGTGGATCATGACTATTTAAAAACGCTGGATATAGAAATAAAAGAAGGTCGGGATTTTTCAAGAGATTTTGTTAGCGACAGTTCGGCCATCCTTCTAAACGAAGCTGCGGTAGAACGACTAGGTTGGGATAAAGCCATTGGTGAAAAACTATCTACGTACGAAGGATCACAAGAAGAACCAACTGTAGCAACTTTTACGGTTGTTGGTGTGGTAAAAAACTTCCACTTTCAAAGTCTTCGAAATAGTATTGAACCACTCATATTTCAATTGGGAAACAGTCGTGGATTTTTAAGTTTGAAGATTGATAGTGACAATATTCCATCAACAGTTTCCTTTCTGGAAGAAAAATGGATTGAGTTTGCACCAGGACAGCCCTTCGAATACAGTTTTCTAGATCAGGAATTCAATGAGATGTATGAAAATGAGCAAAAATTGGGTCAAATATTCGGGGTGTTTGCATTCCTAGCCATTTTCATTGCTTGTCTTGGCCTTTACGGACTAGCTGCTTTTACTGCTGAGCAAAGAACAAAAGAAATCGGAGTTAGAAAGGTTCTAGGTGCCTCAATTATGAGTATCATCACTCTATTGTCAAAGGAGTTTATAAAGCTGGTTGGGATCGCATTTATAATAGCCGCTCCAATTTCCTACTTCTTTATGGACAAGTGGTTGGAAGATTTTGAAAACAGAACAAATATTGATCTTACAGTTTTCTTATTGGCTGGAATCGTTGCTCTGGTGATTGCATGGGTCACTATGAGCTTCCAGTCATGGAATGCCGCAAGAGCTAATCCTGCAAAGTCCTTGAAGGACGAATAA